Proteins from one Desmodus rotundus isolate HL8 chromosome 9, HLdesRot8A.1, whole genome shotgun sequence genomic window:
- the QTRT1 gene encoding queuine tRNA-ribosyltransferase catalytic subunit 1 isoform X2 has protein sequence MAAASPTSLESAPRILRLVAECSRSRARAGELRLPHGPVTTPVFMPVGTQATMKGITAEQLDALGCRICLGNTYHLGLRPDCPAVCFPQDSGGFQMVSLVSLSEVTEEGVRFRSPYNGDETLLSPERSVEIQNALGSDIIMQLDDVVSSTVTGPRVEEAMYRSIRWLDRCIAAHRQPEKQNLFAIIQGGLDADLRATCLEEMTKRDVPGFAIGGLSGGESKDQFWRMVALSTSRLPKDKPRYLMGVGYATDLVVCVALGCDMFDCVFPTRTARFGSALVPTGNLQLKKKQFQKDFRPIDPECACPTCQKHSRAFLHALLHSDNTAALHHLTVHNIAYQLQLMGAVRTSIMEKRFPDFVRDFMRTMYGDPTLYPTWATEALASVGITLS, from the exons ATGGCCGCGGCCAGCCCTACTTCCCTGGAGTCGGCCCCGCGGATCCTGCGGCTGGTGGCCGAGTGCAGTCGCTCCAGGGCACGGGCAGGCGAGCTGCGGCTGCCGCACGGGCCGGTGACCACTCCAGTATTCATGCCAGTGGGCACGCAGGCCACCATGAAGGGCATCACGGCGGAACAGCTGGACGCGCTAGGCTGCCGCATCTGCTTGGGCAACACCTACCATCTGGGTCTGAGGCCG GACTGCCCTGCGGTGTGTTTTCCCCAGGACAGTGGCGGCTTCCAGATGGTGTCCCTAGTGTCCCTGTCTGAGGTAACGGAGGAGGGCGTCCGCTTCCGCTCCCCCTACAACGGCGATGAGACCCTTTTGAGCCCGGAGAGGTCCGTGGAGATCCAGAACGCGCTGG ggtcagACATCATCATGCAGCTGGACGACGTGGTTAGCAGCACTGTGACGGGACCTCGTGTGGAGGAGGCTAtgtacag ATCAATCCGCTGGCTAGACCGATGCATTGCAGCCCACCGGCAGCCAGAGAAGCAGAATCTCTTTGCTATCATCCAGGGTGGGCTAGACGCGGATCTCCGGGCCACCTGTCTCGAAG AGATGACCAAGAGGGATGTGCCTGGCTTCGCCATCGGGGGACTGAGTGGGGGTGAGAGCAAGGACCAGTTCTGGAGGATGGTGGCACTGAGCACTTCGAGGCTGCCTAAGGACAAGCCCCGATACCTGATGGGGGTTGG ctatgCCACCGATCTGGTGGTCTGCGTGGCTCTTGGATGCGACATGTTCGACTGCGTTTTCCCCACGAGGACAGCG CGATTTGGCTCTGCCCTGGTGCCTACTGGGAACCTACAGCTGAAGAAGAAGCAGTTCCAGAAGGACTTCCGCCCCATAGACCCTGAGTGTGCCTGTCCTACCTGCCAGAA GCACAGCCGGGCCTTCCTGCATGCCCTACTCCACAGCGACAACACCGCCGCCCTGCACCACCTCACTGTCCACAATATTGCCTATCAG CTGCAGCTGATGGGCGCCGTGCGCACCAGCATCATGGAGAAACGCTTTCCTGACTTTGTGCGGGACTTCATGCGCACCATGTATGGGGACCCCACCCTCTATCCCACCTGGGCCACTGAAGCCCTAGCCTCTGTGGGAATCACATTGAGTTGA
- the QTRT1 gene encoding queuine tRNA-ribosyltransferase catalytic subunit 1 isoform X1, with amino-acid sequence MAAASPTSLESAPRILRLVAECSRSRARAGELRLPHGPVTTPVFMPVGTQATMKGITAEQLDALGCRICLGNTYHLGLRPGPELIQKAHGLHGFMNWPHNLLTDSGGFQMVSLVSLSEVTEEGVRFRSPYNGDETLLSPERSVEIQNALGSDIIMQLDDVVSSTVTGPRVEEAMYRSIRWLDRCIAAHRQPEKQNLFAIIQGGLDADLRATCLEEMTKRDVPGFAIGGLSGGESKDQFWRMVALSTSRLPKDKPRYLMGVGYATDLVVCVALGCDMFDCVFPTRTARFGSALVPTGNLQLKKKQFQKDFRPIDPECACPTCQKHSRAFLHALLHSDNTAALHHLTVHNIAYQLQLMGAVRTSIMEKRFPDFVRDFMRTMYGDPTLYPTWATEALASVGITLS; translated from the exons ATGGCCGCGGCCAGCCCTACTTCCCTGGAGTCGGCCCCGCGGATCCTGCGGCTGGTGGCCGAGTGCAGTCGCTCCAGGGCACGGGCAGGCGAGCTGCGGCTGCCGCACGGGCCGGTGACCACTCCAGTATTCATGCCAGTGGGCACGCAGGCCACCATGAAGGGCATCACGGCGGAACAGCTGGACGCGCTAGGCTGCCGCATCTGCTTGGGCAACACCTACCATCTGGGTCTGAGGCCG ggtccCGAGCTGATCCAGAAAGCCCACGGTCTCCACGGCTTTATGAATTGGCCCCACAACCTGCTGACG GACAGTGGCGGCTTCCAGATGGTGTCCCTAGTGTCCCTGTCTGAGGTAACGGAGGAGGGCGTCCGCTTCCGCTCCCCCTACAACGGCGATGAGACCCTTTTGAGCCCGGAGAGGTCCGTGGAGATCCAGAACGCGCTGG ggtcagACATCATCATGCAGCTGGACGACGTGGTTAGCAGCACTGTGACGGGACCTCGTGTGGAGGAGGCTAtgtacag ATCAATCCGCTGGCTAGACCGATGCATTGCAGCCCACCGGCAGCCAGAGAAGCAGAATCTCTTTGCTATCATCCAGGGTGGGCTAGACGCGGATCTCCGGGCCACCTGTCTCGAAG AGATGACCAAGAGGGATGTGCCTGGCTTCGCCATCGGGGGACTGAGTGGGGGTGAGAGCAAGGACCAGTTCTGGAGGATGGTGGCACTGAGCACTTCGAGGCTGCCTAAGGACAAGCCCCGATACCTGATGGGGGTTGG ctatgCCACCGATCTGGTGGTCTGCGTGGCTCTTGGATGCGACATGTTCGACTGCGTTTTCCCCACGAGGACAGCG CGATTTGGCTCTGCCCTGGTGCCTACTGGGAACCTACAGCTGAAGAAGAAGCAGTTCCAGAAGGACTTCCGCCCCATAGACCCTGAGTGTGCCTGTCCTACCTGCCAGAA GCACAGCCGGGCCTTCCTGCATGCCCTACTCCACAGCGACAACACCGCCGCCCTGCACCACCTCACTGTCCACAATATTGCCTATCAG CTGCAGCTGATGGGCGCCGTGCGCACCAGCATCATGGAGAAACGCTTTCCTGACTTTGTGCGGGACTTCATGCGCACCATGTATGGGGACCCCACCCTCTATCCCACCTGGGCCACTGAAGCCCTAGCCTCTGTGGGAATCACATTGAGTTGA